From the Chitinolyticbacter meiyuanensis genome, one window contains:
- a CDS encoding restriction endonuclease, with protein sequence MGLQKTSKPTTTEAPDFLMQPFREVPSIHPRDSLAFFADQLRIPVAELITQFQSAGVINLSEHSFIDYEHKSTLLDFLKRKHITTSQIFEDKAPLANRIEIVHSINLELLKVLARQPHLMHQLDPRKFEELVARLLEDNGCEVTLTKRTRDGGYDIFGRIKGIIASPVFLAECKRYSPENKVGVEVIRSVFAVTELHRANLGLVITSSSFTKDAIKEKVRIGDRIELKEFNDLNSWLNRYDRG encoded by the coding sequence TTGGGTCTTCAAAAAACTTCCAAACCTACGACGACTGAAGCGCCCGACTTTTTAATGCAACCGTTTCGCGAAGTGCCGTCGATTCATCCAAGGGATTCTTTGGCATTTTTTGCCGATCAACTCAGAATTCCAGTAGCCGAGCTTATTACTCAATTTCAAAGTGCAGGAGTCATCAACTTATCTGAACATTCTTTTATAGATTATGAACACAAATCTACCCTTTTAGATTTCCTAAAAAGAAAGCACATAACAACCAGCCAAATCTTTGAAGACAAGGCACCGTTAGCAAATCGAATTGAAATTGTCCATTCTATAAATTTAGAATTATTAAAGGTGCTTGCACGTCAGCCGCATTTAATGCATCAACTAGATCCGAGAAAATTTGAAGAATTAGTTGCTCGCCTTCTTGAAGATAATGGCTGTGAAGTGACATTAACCAAGCGGACCCGCGACGGCGGATACGATATTTTTGGGCGAATAAAAGGAATAATTGCCAGCCCGGTTTTTTTAGCAGAGTGCAAGCGATACTCACCCGAAAACAAAGTGGGCGTTGAGGTAATCCGAAGTGTTTTTGCCGTGACTGAGCTTCATCGCGCCAACCTTGGACTAGTAATTACATCTTCATCATTCACTAAAGACGCAATTAAAGAGAAGGTACGCATTGGAGATAGAATTGAACTTAAGGAATTTAATGATCTTAATTCTTGGCTCAACCGCTACGACCGAGGTTAA
- a CDS encoding P-loop ATPase, Sll1717 family — protein sequence MISEIKSLTTEQVRVVRSHWKGDSSFIGYPDAERDTVHNSWFDNLLVKPDWFTNATSKAVTVAVARKGAGKSAVRLTSIERRKSDSKTLIVEASADELASLHAERLAQATARGYGAVSDWMQIYADMICRKLAREMSGHLLTSDDEIAVRAWAKTDGITERDFGERIVDVLKTLVPWAKAVAAESDGLKKNSDERITRVAQATSFALYVDDFDNLQEEGGATNMRLIRDAIEAADRITHHNENAEVHLFMRQDLWLNISPGWHYSDKVSGVVHLNWDVSDLKKWMAQRLRLAIGVALNTDPKNIKLPFDDMWHIFFTPEVQLKDQSKSDSFSYIVRRSMYTPRSLRAFTKFSLDIADILPVPESAIQDAEVSYSTDQLEFLKTEFSGLCIGLDICLQSFTGKPLEWIASDLYKHLRGLIGNGQVKLQKGVSYGDSDIALARFLYRIGFLEVRYPQNDRYEVRDVMRHPDHWKSVRTDDAVRWAVRSAFFNGLKSHRA from the coding sequence ATGATCTCTGAAATTAAATCACTAACAACAGAACAAGTACGAGTGGTTCGCTCCCATTGGAAAGGTGATTCATCCTTTATCGGCTACCCGGATGCGGAACGTGACACTGTCCACAATAGTTGGTTCGACAATTTGCTCGTAAAGCCAGATTGGTTTACAAACGCGACATCCAAAGCGGTAACAGTCGCCGTAGCTCGAAAAGGTGCCGGCAAATCCGCAGTTCGGTTAACAAGCATTGAACGTCGTAAATCAGACTCCAAAACACTAATAGTAGAAGCTTCGGCAGACGAACTCGCCTCGCTACACGCAGAACGCTTAGCGCAAGCAACTGCACGAGGATATGGAGCGGTTTCCGATTGGATGCAGATATATGCAGACATGATTTGTCGAAAACTAGCTCGCGAAATGAGTGGGCATCTCCTAACCAGCGACGACGAGATCGCGGTTCGTGCGTGGGCAAAGACAGATGGAATTACAGAGCGCGATTTTGGCGAACGTATTGTCGATGTTCTGAAAACTCTTGTGCCTTGGGCCAAGGCCGTTGCTGCCGAGAGCGACGGACTGAAAAAGAACAGTGACGAGAGAATTACTCGTGTTGCACAGGCTACCAGCTTTGCACTGTATGTTGATGACTTCGATAATCTACAAGAGGAAGGCGGTGCTACAAATATGCGCTTGATCCGAGATGCTATCGAGGCGGCAGACAGGATTACCCACCACAACGAAAACGCTGAAGTCCACCTGTTTATGCGACAAGATCTATGGCTCAACATTAGCCCCGGCTGGCATTACTCAGATAAAGTTAGCGGTGTCGTTCACCTTAATTGGGATGTCAGCGATCTAAAAAAATGGATGGCACAAAGACTTCGGCTTGCGATTGGAGTCGCTTTGAATACTGACCCCAAAAATATTAAATTGCCCTTTGATGACATGTGGCACATATTCTTCACTCCTGAAGTGCAGTTAAAAGACCAATCCAAAAGCGACTCTTTTAGCTATATTGTTCGGAGGTCGATGTATACGCCGCGTAGTTTGCGGGCATTTACTAAATTTTCACTTGACATTGCAGATATACTTCCCGTCCCCGAGTCGGCCATTCAAGACGCCGAAGTAAGTTATTCAACTGACCAGCTTGAATTCTTGAAAACAGAGTTTAGTGGGCTTTGTATAGGTCTAGATATTTGTCTGCAGTCGTTCACTGGAAAACCGTTGGAGTGGATTGCTTCGGACCTATACAAGCATCTACGAGGTCTAATTGGGAACGGACAAGTCAAGCTTCAAAAAGGTGTTTCGTATGGCGATTCCGATATTGCGCTCGCGAGATTCTTGTACCGAATTGGTTTTCTAGAGGTGCGTTATCCGCAGAATGATCGCTACGAAGTACGTGATGTGATGCGCCATCCTGACCATTGGAAAAGCGTCAGAACCGACGACGCCGTACGATGGGCTGTACGAAGCGCGTTCTTCAACGGCCTAAAATCGCACCGAGCATAA
- a CDS encoding IS3 family transposase, with product MPPARFLRSQLLSLAQQVRWHERLRRQAAQGTRGRECSAQAHAGQFDARKRGHQGSTAKKVVTAPTRRELVRFLAGRGLSERWALRIARMSPSALRYRPKPDRNGMLRQRIVELAQRHRRYGAGMIYLKLRQSGWAVNHKRVERLYALAGLQVRRRKRKKVPPSERQPLIRPQVANAVWSMDFVFDRTAEGRVIKCLTVVDDATHEAIAVIPERAISGEILTRQLDRLAVSRGLPQVIRTDNGKEFCGRAMLHWAYRRGITLRQIEPGKPNQNAYIESFNGRLRDECLNEHWFTSLAHARVVIEAWRREYNEERPKKALGGLTPSAYARQLARKKPVISGAGL from the coding sequence GTGCCGCCGGCACGGTTTCTCCGAAGCCAGTTACTATCTCTGGCGCAGCAAGTTCGGTGGCATGAGCGTCTCCGACGCCAAGCGGCTCAAGGAACTCGAGGCCGAGAATGCTCGGCTCAAGCGCATGCTGGCCAATTCGATGCTCGAAAACGAGGTCATCAAGGAAGCACTGCAAAAAAAGTGGTGACCGCACCAACGCGACGCGAGCTGGTGCGGTTCCTCGCCGGACGGGGTCTGAGTGAGCGCTGGGCGTTGCGCATCGCCCGAATGAGTCCGAGCGCCTTGCGCTACCGGCCCAAGCCGGATCGGAACGGCATGTTACGGCAGCGGATCGTCGAACTGGCGCAGCGCCATCGTCGCTACGGTGCAGGGATGATCTATCTGAAGCTGCGCCAGAGCGGCTGGGCAGTGAACCACAAGCGGGTAGAACGGCTATATGCACTGGCCGGGCTGCAAGTGCGGCGACGCAAGCGCAAGAAGGTGCCGCCATCGGAGCGGCAGCCGCTGATCCGGCCGCAGGTCGCCAATGCGGTCTGGTCGATGGACTTCGTGTTTGATCGCACGGCCGAAGGACGAGTGATCAAATGCCTGACCGTTGTCGACGATGCCACGCATGAAGCCATTGCGGTGATCCCGGAGCGAGCCATCAGTGGCGAAATTCTGACGCGGCAACTGGATCGATTAGCGGTCTCACGCGGCTTGCCGCAGGTGATTCGCACTGACAACGGCAAGGAGTTCTGCGGTCGAGCGATGCTGCACTGGGCGTACCGGCGCGGCATCACGCTGCGGCAGATTGAACCGGGCAAACCGAACCAGAACGCTTACATCGAATCATTCAATGGCCGGCTGCGGGACGAATGTCTGAACGAGCACTGGTTCACCAGCTTGGCGCATGCGCGGGTGGTGATCGAAGCCTGGCGACGGGAATACAACGAGGAGCGGCCGAAGAAGGCGTTGGGCGGGCTGACGCCATCGGCCTATGCCCGGCAGCTAGCGAGGAAGAAACCGGTAATATCGGGGGCCGGACTCTAA
- a CDS encoding GNAT family N-acetyltransferase, with protein MLHDLRNLRIPTARLLLRTFSQNDLTALVSLVRQPEITTNLPDWAMTIEQCEQWLAWQETNLVRLDSDNPAVPLAICLPDGELIGWLGIWPKPSVHVDSPEVMYALSRTYRGRGYVSEAVRAATQWLFGLSPLPQLMAVVKPSNPDSRRVVLRSGFAASGTVRCDDDGWFDYFVLQRPEAMDGCPPA; from the coding sequence ATGCTTCACGATCTGCGCAATCTGCGCATTCCCACCGCGCGCTTGCTGCTGCGCACTTTCTCTCAGAATGATCTGACTGCCCTCGTCTCGCTGGTCCGCCAGCCCGAAATCACCACAAACCTGCCCGACTGGGCCATGACGATCGAGCAGTGCGAACAGTGGCTGGCTTGGCAGGAAACCAACTTGGTGCGGTTGGACAGCGACAACCCGGCCGTACCCCTCGCGATCTGCCTGCCCGATGGTGAACTGATCGGCTGGTTGGGGATTTGGCCCAAGCCCAGTGTTCACGTCGATTCGCCTGAGGTTATGTACGCGTTATCGCGCACGTATCGCGGCCGCGGTTACGTCAGTGAAGCTGTTCGCGCTGCAACGCAGTGGCTGTTTGGGCTGTCGCCTCTGCCGCAACTGATGGCCGTGGTGAAGCCGTCTAACCCGGATTCTCGTCGCGTCGTCCTGCGTAGTGGCTTCGCTGCCAGCGGCACGGTCCGGTGCGATGACGACGGCTGGTTCGATTACTTTGTCCTGCAGCGCCCCGAGGCAATGGATGGTTGTCCGCCTGCCTGA
- a CDS encoding class I SAM-dependent methyltransferase: MKPAPLPPPNADALDASQRLIAHIRAEIDAHGWLSFADYMALALYSPGLGYYSGGATKFGEAGDFVTAPELSPLFGACVAETIAPVLFALGDADVLEFGAGTGQLAAQILAELERWERLPRRYYIVDLSAELAARQRATLTALVPHLVERVQWLTALPKDFVGCIVGNEVLDAIPCNLVYRDAAGALFERGVVWREGLVYEDRLLAPGPLLELATALDLPRDYLTEVQPQMRGFIHSVAQSLSRGAALFIDYGFPANEYYHPQRNAGTLMAHYRHHSLTDPFWHPGLTDLTCHVDFSAVYAAADAAGLQLEGYTSQAQYLLDTSAAARLEQLQPAQYLAAASALNKLTSPAEMGELFKAIAFSRNLALPALLPGFSRADDSWRL; the protein is encoded by the coding sequence GTGAAGCCAGCCCCGCTGCCCCCGCCCAACGCCGACGCCCTCGATGCGTCGCAACGCCTGATCGCCCATATCCGCGCCGAGATCGACGCGCATGGCTGGCTGTCGTTCGCCGACTACATGGCGCTGGCGCTGTACAGCCCGGGCCTGGGCTACTACAGCGGCGGGGCCACCAAGTTCGGCGAAGCCGGCGACTTCGTCACCGCGCCGGAGCTCTCCCCGCTGTTCGGCGCCTGCGTCGCCGAGACCATCGCCCCGGTGCTGTTCGCGCTGGGCGACGCTGATGTGCTGGAGTTCGGTGCCGGCACCGGCCAGCTCGCCGCGCAGATTCTTGCCGAACTGGAACGGTGGGAACGGCTGCCGCGCCGCTATTACATCGTCGACCTCTCTGCCGAACTTGCCGCCCGCCAGCGCGCCACGCTGACCGCACTGGTGCCACACCTGGTCGAGCGCGTGCAGTGGCTGACCGCGCTGCCCAAGGATTTCGTCGGCTGCATCGTCGGCAACGAGGTGCTCGATGCCATCCCCTGCAACCTGGTCTACCGTGATGCGGCGGGCGCGCTGTTCGAGCGCGGCGTGGTCTGGCGCGAGGGATTGGTCTACGAAGACCGGCTGCTGGCCCCTGGCCCGTTACTGGAGCTCGCGACTGCGCTCGATCTACCGCGTGACTACCTCACCGAGGTCCAGCCGCAGATGCGCGGCTTCATCCACAGCGTGGCACAGAGCCTGAGCCGGGGTGCGGCGCTGTTCATCGACTACGGCTTTCCCGCCAACGAGTACTACCACCCGCAGCGCAACGCCGGCACGCTGATGGCGCATTACCGCCACCACAGCCTGACCGATCCGTTCTGGCATCCGGGCCTGACCGACCTGACCTGTCACGTCGATTTTTCCGCGGTTTATGCCGCCGCCGATGCAGCCGGCCTGCAACTGGAGGGCTACACCAGCCAGGCGCAATACCTGCTCGATACCAGCGCCGCCGCGCGGCTGGAACAACTGCAACCGGCCCAATACCTCGCCGCCGCCTCGGCACTGAACAAGCTCACCAGCCCTGCGGAGATGGGCGAGCTATTCAAGGCGATCGCCTTCTCGCGCAATCTCGCCCTGCCCGCGCTGCTACCCGGCTTCTCGCGCGCCGACGATTCCTGGCGGCTGTAG
- a CDS encoding FAD-dependent oxidoreductase — MQQTVPVDLDVLIVGGGVGGLTARRWLSGLGRRVGVIERSAVLGGCLAASDYPLKWLPGWGEIAGSSYIAKLVADSGAGPLWLQQELTAVGYEGGVWQLHGRGDLRWQARALVLACGAEPYSPYPAHPRLIVGAQREHLLALQGQRVAILGGGDNAIEHALLLHAAGCCVTLHARGALRGNPAMLARLHAAAVPLLTGLGPIAVQADADGVTVCGARYDHAAVFFGYRPSSLLQQWPQLACDGLPDATRQVYWVGDMRAPRFPNVLSTQGDAAVVAKALDAALPPTID; from the coding sequence ATGCAACAAACAGTTCCGGTGGATCTTGATGTGTTGATCGTGGGCGGTGGCGTCGGCGGGCTGACGGCCCGGCGCTGGCTCAGCGGCCTGGGGCGTCGGGTGGGCGTGATCGAGCGCTCCGCCGTGCTCGGCGGCTGCCTGGCAGCGAGCGACTATCCGCTCAAGTGGTTGCCGGGCTGGGGCGAGATTGCCGGCAGCAGCTACATCGCCAAGCTGGTGGCTGATTCCGGGGCCGGGCCGCTGTGGCTGCAGCAGGAACTGACCGCGGTCGGCTACGAGGGCGGCGTCTGGCAACTGCACGGGCGGGGTGATTTGCGCTGGCAGGCCAGGGCACTGGTGCTGGCCTGTGGCGCCGAGCCCTATTCGCCCTATCCCGCCCATCCACGCCTGATCGTCGGTGCGCAGCGCGAGCATCTGCTTGCTTTGCAAGGCCAGCGGGTGGCCATTCTCGGCGGTGGGGACAATGCGATCGAGCATGCCTTGCTGCTGCATGCTGCCGGCTGCTGCGTCACCCTGCATGCGCGTGGTGCGCTGCGTGGCAATCCGGCAATGCTGGCGCGGCTGCATGCTGCTGCGGTGCCATTGCTTACCGGCTTGGGGCCGATAGCGGTGCAGGCCGATGCGGACGGCGTGACAGTCTGCGGCGCCCGTTACGACCATGCCGCAGTGTTCTTCGGCTATCGGCCGTCATCCTTGCTGCAGCAATGGCCACAGCTGGCGTGCGACGGGCTGCCGGATGCCACGCGGCAGGTGTACTGGGTGGGCGACATGCGTGCACCGCGCTTTCCCAATGTGCTGTCGACCCAGGGCGATGCGGCCGTGGTGGCCAAGGCGCTGGATGCGGCCCTGCCGCCCACAATCGATTGA
- a CDS encoding GNAT family N-acetyltransferase, with the protein MTYRIDVRHGADHQQSASDDINRALRQFNESVLGPYTFTRVSAAAYSDDGQLQGGATGYYGLDCLQVEGLWVDPALRSQGLGERLLTAIEAQAASAGIRLAKLETASFQARGFYEKQGYVVFGELDDYPPGHRYFFMRKALLPAER; encoded by the coding sequence ATGACGTATCGCATCGACGTGCGCCACGGGGCCGATCATCAGCAATCGGCCAGTGATGACATCAACCGCGCGCTGAGGCAGTTCAACGAGTCGGTGCTCGGCCCGTATACGTTCACGCGGGTCAGTGCCGCTGCCTATAGCGACGATGGTCAGCTGCAAGGCGGTGCCACCGGGTATTACGGCCTGGATTGCCTGCAGGTCGAAGGATTGTGGGTCGATCCCGCGCTGCGTAGCCAAGGGCTGGGTGAGCGCCTGCTGACCGCGATCGAGGCGCAGGCTGCCTCGGCCGGCATACGCCTGGCCAAGCTGGAAACCGCGAGTTTCCAGGCGCGCGGCTTCTACGAGAAGCAGGGCTATGTGGTGTTTGGCGAGCTCGACGACTATCCGCCGGGGCATCGCTATTTCTTCATGCGCAAGGCTCTGCTACCGGCCGAGCGCTGA
- the ttcA gene encoding tRNA 2-thiocytidine(32) synthetase TtcA: MIQHSSPETAALVDAEKKAQYNLNKLSKRLRHHVGDAINDFNMIEEGDRVMVCLSGGKDSYTMLDILLGLQKSAPIDFSIVAVNLDQKQPGFPEHVLPEYLAALGLEYRIIEEDTYSIVKRVIEDGKTTCGLCSRLRRGILYRVADELGATKIALGHHRDDILETLFLNMFYGGKLKGMPPKLVSDDGRHIVIRPLAYCREKDIERYSEAKGFPIIPCNLCGSQPNLQRQVVGDMLRDWDKRFPGRLETMFTAMCNVVPSHLADTTRYDFASLKADGTPRADGDKAFDKESFAEPNRISILASKPRDTGGCGGDD; encoded by the coding sequence ATGATCCAGCATTCCAGCCCTGAAACCGCCGCCCTCGTCGACGCCGAGAAGAAGGCCCAGTACAACCTCAACAAGCTGTCCAAGCGCCTGCGCCACCATGTCGGCGATGCGATCAACGACTTCAACATGATCGAAGAGGGCGATCGGGTGATGGTCTGCCTGTCCGGCGGCAAGGACAGCTACACCATGCTGGACATCCTGCTCGGGCTGCAGAAATCCGCGCCGATCGATTTCTCCATCGTCGCGGTCAACCTCGACCAGAAGCAGCCAGGCTTTCCCGAACACGTGCTGCCCGAGTACCTCGCCGCGCTGGGCCTGGAATACCGCATCATCGAGGAAGACACCTACAGCATCGTCAAGCGGGTGATCGAGGACGGCAAGACCACCTGTGGCCTGTGCTCACGGCTGCGCCGGGGCATCCTCTACCGCGTGGCGGATGAATTGGGCGCGACCAAGATCGCGCTGGGCCACCATCGCGACGACATCCTGGAAACGCTGTTCCTCAACATGTTCTACGGCGGCAAATTGAAGGGCATGCCACCCAAGCTGGTATCGGACGACGGCCGCCATATCGTGATCCGCCCACTGGCCTATTGCCGTGAGAAGGACATTGAGCGCTACAGCGAAGCCAAGGGCTTTCCCATCATCCCGTGCAACCTGTGCGGCTCGCAGCCGAATCTGCAAAGACAGGTGGTCGGCGACATGCTGCGCGACTGGGACAAGCGCTTCCCCGGCCGGCTGGAAACCATGTTCACCGCAATGTGCAATGTGGTGCCGTCGCACCTCGCCGATACCACGCGCTACGATTTTGCCAGCCTCAAGGCGGACGGCACGCCGCGCGCCGATGGCGACAAGGCCTTCGACAAGGAAAGCTTCGCCGAGCCCAATCGCATTTCCATCCTCGCCTCCAAGCCGCGCGATACGGGCGGTTGCGGGGGCGATGACTGA
- a CDS encoding polyamine aminopropyltransferase: MLFRSKRVSAAAADEIVIDISEEFGIRKLHFGGDDTQSAMRVSDPEELVLAYTRCLFGFLLFIEPPREALLIGLGGGSIAKWIHARLPETRLSCVELHPQVIAVARSMFALPPDDERLAVLAGDGAAHVAKLADGATDLIIMDAYSATGIAPPLASAEFFATCRDKLSDNGVLAVNLWGSDKRFSTYCERLSEVFDGRLLCLPARQKGNVMAFAFRRGQNSPQWERLAERASRLEAQYGLEFPEFVADLARLNPHNDRRLFV; encoded by the coding sequence ATGCTGTTCCGCTCCAAGCGTGTTTCCGCGGCAGCGGCGGATGAGATCGTCATTGATATCTCGGAGGAGTTCGGCATCCGCAAGCTGCATTTCGGCGGTGACGACACCCAGAGTGCGATGCGGGTGTCCGATCCCGAGGAGCTGGTGCTGGCCTACACCCGCTGCCTGTTCGGCTTCCTGCTGTTCATCGAACCGCCGCGGGAGGCCTTGCTGATCGGTCTCGGTGGCGGCTCGATCGCCAAGTGGATCCACGCCCGCTTGCCGGAAACCCGGCTCAGCTGCGTGGAGCTGCATCCGCAGGTCATCGCCGTGGCCCGCAGCATGTTTGCGCTGCCACCGGACGACGAGCGACTGGCCGTGCTGGCAGGCGATGGCGCCGCACACGTGGCCAAGTTGGCGGATGGCGCCACTGATTTGATCATCATGGATGCCTACTCGGCCACCGGCATCGCGCCGCCGCTGGCATCGGCCGAATTCTTCGCCACCTGTCGTGACAAGCTCAGCGACAACGGCGTGCTGGCAGTGAACCTGTGGGGTTCGGACAAACGTTTTTCCACATATTGCGAGCGGTTGTCCGAGGTGTTCGACGGGCGATTGTTGTGCCTGCCGGCGCGGCAGAAGGGCAATGTGATGGCTTTCGCTTTCCGCCGTGGCCAGAACAGCCCGCAGTGGGAGCGCCTTGCCGAGCGAGCCAGCCGGCTGGAGGCGCAATACGGGCTGGAGTTCCCGGAATTCGTCGCCGATCTGGCGCGGCTCAACCCGCATAACGACCGGCGCCTGTTCGTCTAG
- a CDS encoding RNA pyrophosphohydrolase codes for MLDRDGYRPNVGIIILNQQNQVFWGKRVREHSWQFPQGGIKQGESPEQAMYRELMEEVGLAPEHVRIVGRTRDWLKYDVPTNWVRREWRGTYKGQKQIWFLLRLVGRDSDVCLRRSTHPEFDAWRWNEYWAPLDAVIEFKRGVYEAALSELSRYLDNAPLRAQG; via the coding sequence ATGCTCGATCGTGACGGCTATCGCCCGAACGTCGGCATCATCATTCTCAACCAGCAAAATCAGGTGTTCTGGGGCAAGCGGGTGCGCGAGCATTCGTGGCAGTTCCCGCAAGGCGGGATCAAGCAGGGCGAATCGCCCGAGCAGGCAATGTACCGCGAGCTGATGGAAGAAGTCGGTCTCGCGCCCGAGCACGTGCGTATCGTGGGCCGTACCCGCGACTGGTTGAAATACGATGTGCCGACCAACTGGGTTCGCCGCGAGTGGCGCGGCACCTACAAGGGGCAAAAGCAGATCTGGTTCCTGCTGCGGCTGGTCGGTCGTGATTCCGATGTCTGCCTGCGCCGCAGCACGCATCCGGAGTTCGACGCCTGGCGCTGGAACGAGTACTGGGCGCCGCTCGACGCGGTGATCGAGTTCAAGCGCGGTGTCTACGAAGCCGCGTTGTCTGAGCTGTCGCGTTACCTCGACAACGCGCCATTGCGCGCGCAGGGCTGA
- a CDS encoding two-component system sensor histidine kinase NtrB, translating to MRAPMVSEVYWRSLSLLNTFRLLSVVALLVGVGWYTPGAFDSELAWRAFLWLCSGYTLAALLFLFGIRFRLPRFDLQLTLHAATDIAFIVALVHLFGGLRSGLGILLLCYIAAAGLIARGRMTLFHAALATIALLVELSSRIYLGGARDDDYGNVVLLCVASFAVAWLAHRLARYARESEALAHARGIDLENLGQLNARILQDVSDGVLVVDASGIVRQVNEQAMRLIGERADDDVALANYLPELAAVLFRWRDDPYTKPALVTAMATRKTLRPRLVPASFTVSGDVLIYLEDMDRLRRESQQLKLAALGRLTANLAHEIRNPLSAITHAAQLLAEEAGDDPLGRKLTRIINDNAARLERMVADVLELNRRDRLKRVEIELGAWLSTFLDEVRQSEGITVPIACHCPDEASIKFDPAHLQQVLWNLVRNGWRYCSKRPGSLRLAIERDDAGRWRLDVQNDGPPVPADAQTQLFEPFFTTESKGTGLGLYIAREICAANSAWLEYVPVESGACFRIVFEVTDGEKT from the coding sequence ATGCGAGCGCCCATGGTGAGCGAGGTCTACTGGCGCTCGCTCAGCCTGCTCAATACCTTCCGGCTGTTGTCGGTGGTGGCGCTGCTGGTGGGCGTGGGCTGGTATACCCCAGGTGCCTTTGACAGCGAACTCGCGTGGCGTGCCTTCCTGTGGCTGTGCAGCGGTTACACGCTGGCGGCGTTGCTGTTCCTCTTTGGCATCCGCTTCCGCCTGCCGCGCTTCGATCTGCAGCTGACGCTGCACGCGGCGACCGACATCGCCTTCATCGTGGCGCTGGTGCACCTGTTTGGCGGGCTGCGCAGCGGCCTTGGCATCCTGTTGCTGTGTTACATCGCGGCAGCCGGCCTGATTGCCCGTGGCCGCATGACGCTGTTCCACGCCGCGCTTGCGACCATTGCGCTGCTGGTTGAACTGTCTTCGCGCATCTACCTGGGCGGCGCGCGCGACGATGATTACGGCAACGTGGTGCTGCTGTGCGTCGCCAGCTTTGCCGTGGCTTGGCTGGCGCACCGGCTGGCGCGCTATGCACGAGAAAGCGAGGCGCTGGCGCACGCGCGCGGCATCGACCTGGAAAACCTCGGCCAGCTCAACGCGCGCATCCTGCAGGATGTATCGGATGGCGTGCTGGTGGTCGATGCGTCCGGTATCGTTCGCCAGGTGAACGAGCAGGCGATGCGGCTGATCGGCGAGCGGGCCGACGACGACGTCGCGCTGGCCAACTATCTACCGGAGCTCGCCGCGGTGCTGTTCCGCTGGCGTGACGATCCCTATACCAAGCCTGCCCTGGTGACCGCCATGGCCACGCGCAAGACGCTGCGGCCCCGCTTGGTGCCGGCGTCGTTCACCGTCAGTGGCGACGTGCTGATCTATCTCGAGGACATGGACCGGTTGCGTCGCGAATCGCAGCAACTGAAGCTCGCCGCACTCGGGCGGCTGACCGCCAACCTCGCGCACGAGATCCGCAATCCTTTGAGTGCCATCACCCATGCGGCGCAGCTGCTGGCCGAGGAGGCCGGCGACGATCCGCTGGGCCGCAAGCTCACTCGCATCATCAACGACAACGCGGCGCGGCTGGAACGCATGGTGGCCGACGTGCTGGAGCTCAACCGCCGTGATCGCCTCAAGCGGGTCGAGATCGAGCTTGGCGCGTGGCTGAGCACCTTTCTCGATGAGGTGCGGCAAAGCGAAGGCATCACGGTGCCGATCGCCTGTCATTGCCCGGACGAGGCCAGCATCAAGTTCGATCCCGCGCATCTGCAGCAGGTGCTGTGGAATCTGGTACGCAATGGCTGGCGCTATTGCAGCAAGCGGCCGGGCAGCCTGCGCCTGGCGATCGAGCGTGACGACGCAGGCCGCTGGCGGCTCGACGTGCAGAACGACGGCCCGCCGGTGCCGGCCGATGCCCAGACGCAACTGTTCGAACCGTTTTTCACCACGGAATCGAAAGGAACCGGCCTCGGGTTGTATATTGCCCGCGAGATCTGTGCCGCCAATTCGGCCTGGCTCGAATACGTGCCGGTCGAGTCGGGCGCGTGCTTCCGTATCGTTTTCGAGGTGACAGATGGCGAGAAAACCTAG